The Triticum dicoccoides isolate Atlit2015 ecotype Zavitan chromosome 6A, WEW_v2.0, whole genome shotgun sequence genome has a window encoding:
- the LOC119319325 gene encoding putrescine hydroxycinnamoyltransferase 1-like isoform X3, which yields MAGEEEVQVVESCFVTPAVDTLRKALWLSALDLMLANRGYTPLVHFYRRCPGTETTDDFFSVTKLKTALGKALVGFYPMAGRLRVDADGRLEIDCNSKGMLFLVARSQLTIDDFSDLKPSPRLRRLFVPQMLSAEVCATQVTFFKCGGVALGTAVHHGTMDGISTFHFFQTWSTFSRDGDRAVINLSQPLGAVVNEVFTLRKDQLSTLKRICGGSGVSTFSAVSAHLWQCMCLARQLPPNSTTRLAFAANIRRAMTPPFPDGYFGNAVINVSVADEARGIASGDLAYIAHRIKDTLGRVDDELVRSAVDYLELDQAKRDNSPAIGNLLATDMRVVSWLSMPLYDVDFSWGKPLAVLRAESNRGGFAHLVDSAHGDGSVHIVMCIDATILKEFKRLLYAKFESMVYSKF from the exons ATGGCCGGTGAGGAGGAGGTGCAGGTGGTAGAGTCCTGCTTCGTAACGCCGGCCGTGGACACGCTGAGGAAAGCGCTATGGCTCTCGGCACTCGACCTCATGCTAGCCAACAGAGGCTACACCCCGCTCGTTCATTTCTACCGTCGATGTCCCGGCACCGAAACCACCGACGACTTCTTCAGCGTGACCAAGTTGAAGACAGCGCTAGGCAAGGCCCTTGTGGGCTTCTACCCCATGGCCGGCCGCCTCAGGGTGGACGCCGACGGCAGGTTAGAGATCGATTGCAACAGCAAGGGCATGCTTTTCCTCGTGGCTCGCTCCCAACTTACCATCGACGACTTTAGCGATTTGAAACCATCACCAAGGCTGAGGAGGTTGTTTGTTCCCCAAATGCTCTCAGCTGAGGTGTGTGCCACCCAG GTGACATTTTTCAAGTGTGGTGGGGTGGCCTTAGGGACGGCAGTGCACCATGGCACCATGGATGGCATTTCCACGTTCCACTTCTTCCAGACATGGTCTACTTTCTCGAGGGATGGCGACCGGGCAGTG ATCAACCTATCCCAGCCCTTGGGGGCCGTGGTCAATGAGGTTTTCACCCTTCGCAAGGATCAACTTTCCACCCTCAAGCGCATCTGCGGTGGCTCCGGTGTTAGCACCTTCAGTGCCGTGAGCGCCCATTTGTGGCAGTGCATGTGTCTAGCTCGACAGCTCCCACCAAACTCCACGACGCGCCTCGCGTTCGCCGCCAACATCCGGCGCGCCATGACGCCACCGTTCCCGGACGGTTACTTCGGCAACGCGGTGATAAACGTCAGTGTTGCCGATGAAGCGCGTGGCATCGCCTCGGGCGACCTGGCCTACATCGCGCACCGGATCAAGGACACCCTTGGCCGGGTGGACGACGAGCTGGTACGTTCAGCGGTCGACTACCTCGAGCTCGACCAAGCAAAGAGGGACAATAGCCCTGCCATAGGCAATCTACTGGCGACGGACATGAGAGTGGTCAGCTGGCTCAGCATGCCGCTGTACGACGTGGATTTCAGCTGGGGAAAGCCATTGGCTGTGCTGCGCGCCGAATCAAACCGTGGAGGCTTCGCACACCTGGTTGACAGCGCGCATGGGGATGGCAGCGTGCACATCGTCATGTGTATAGACGCTACCATCCTCAAGGAATTCAAGCGTTTGTTGTATGCCAAGTTCGAGAGCATGGTGTATTCCAAGTTCTAG
- the LOC119319325 gene encoding putrescine hydroxycinnamoyltransferase 1-like isoform X2, with the protein MAGEEEVQVVESCFVTPAVDTLRKALWLSALDLMLANRGYTPLVHFYRRCPGTETTDDFFSVTKLKTALGKALVGFYPMAGRLRVDADGRLEIDCNSKGMLFLVARSQLTIDDFSDLKPSPRLRRLFVPQMLSAEVTFFKCGGVALGTAVHHGTMDGISTFHFFQTWSTFSRDGDRAVVKLPYHDRTHLCARYPPAVHPDTLSLFCLKINLSQPLGAVVNEVFTLRKDQLSTLKRICGGSGVSTFSAVSAHLWQCMCLARQLPPNSTTRLAFAANIRRAMTPPFPDGYFGNAVINVSVADEARGIASGDLAYIAHRIKDTLGRVDDELVRSAVDYLELDQAKRDNSPAIGNLLATDMRVVSWLSMPLYDVDFSWGKPLAVLRAESNRGGFAHLVDSAHGDGSVHIVMCIDATILKEFKRLLYAKFESMVYSKF; encoded by the exons ATGGCCGGTGAGGAGGAGGTGCAGGTGGTAGAGTCCTGCTTCGTAACGCCGGCCGTGGACACGCTGAGGAAAGCGCTATGGCTCTCGGCACTCGACCTCATGCTAGCCAACAGAGGCTACACCCCGCTCGTTCATTTCTACCGTCGATGTCCCGGCACCGAAACCACCGACGACTTCTTCAGCGTGACCAAGTTGAAGACAGCGCTAGGCAAGGCCCTTGTGGGCTTCTACCCCATGGCCGGCCGCCTCAGGGTGGACGCCGACGGCAGGTTAGAGATCGATTGCAACAGCAAGGGCATGCTTTTCCTCGTGGCTCGCTCCCAACTTACCATCGACGACTTTAGCGATTTGAAACCATCACCAAGGCTGAGGAGGTTGTTTGTTCCCCAAATGCTCTCAGCTGAG GTGACATTTTTCAAGTGTGGTGGGGTGGCCTTAGGGACGGCAGTGCACCATGGCACCATGGATGGCATTTCCACGTTCCACTTCTTCCAGACATGGTCTACTTTCTCGAGGGATGGCGACCGGGCAGTGGTGAAGCTCCCCTACCATGACCGCACCCACTTGTGTGCACGGTACCCACCCGCTGTTCATCCTGACACCCTCTCCCTTTTTTGCCTCAAGATCAACCTATCCCAGCCCTTGGGGGCCGTGGTCAATGAGGTTTTCACCCTTCGCAAGGATCAACTTTCCACCCTCAAGCGCATCTGCGGTGGCTCCGGTGTTAGCACCTTCAGTGCCGTGAGCGCCCATTTGTGGCAGTGCATGTGTCTAGCTCGACAGCTCCCACCAAACTCCACGACGCGCCTCGCGTTCGCCGCCAACATCCGGCGCGCCATGACGCCACCGTTCCCGGACGGTTACTTCGGCAACGCGGTGATAAACGTCAGTGTTGCCGATGAAGCGCGTGGCATCGCCTCGGGCGACCTGGCCTACATCGCGCACCGGATCAAGGACACCCTTGGCCGGGTGGACGACGAGCTGGTACGTTCAGCGGTCGACTACCTCGAGCTCGACCAAGCAAAGAGGGACAATAGCCCTGCCATAGGCAATCTACTGGCGACGGACATGAGAGTGGTCAGCTGGCTCAGCATGCCGCTGTACGACGTGGATTTCAGCTGGGGAAAGCCATTGGCTGTGCTGCGCGCCGAATCAAACCGTGGAGGCTTCGCACACCTGGTTGACAGCGCGCATGGGGATGGCAGCGTGCACATCGTCATGTGTATAGACGCTACCATCCTCAAGGAATTCAAGCGTTTGTTGTATGCCAAGTTCGAGAGCATGGTGTATTCCAAGTTCTAG
- the LOC119319325 gene encoding putrescine hydroxycinnamoyltransferase 1-like isoform X1: MAGEEEVQVVESCFVTPAVDTLRKALWLSALDLMLANRGYTPLVHFYRRCPGTETTDDFFSVTKLKTALGKALVGFYPMAGRLRVDADGRLEIDCNSKGMLFLVARSQLTIDDFSDLKPSPRLRRLFVPQMLSAEVCATQVTFFKCGGVALGTAVHHGTMDGISTFHFFQTWSTFSRDGDRAVVKLPYHDRTHLCARYPPAVHPDTLSLFCLKINLSQPLGAVVNEVFTLRKDQLSTLKRICGGSGVSTFSAVSAHLWQCMCLARQLPPNSTTRLAFAANIRRAMTPPFPDGYFGNAVINVSVADEARGIASGDLAYIAHRIKDTLGRVDDELVRSAVDYLELDQAKRDNSPAIGNLLATDMRVVSWLSMPLYDVDFSWGKPLAVLRAESNRGGFAHLVDSAHGDGSVHIVMCIDATILKEFKRLLYAKFESMVYSKF; the protein is encoded by the exons ATGGCCGGTGAGGAGGAGGTGCAGGTGGTAGAGTCCTGCTTCGTAACGCCGGCCGTGGACACGCTGAGGAAAGCGCTATGGCTCTCGGCACTCGACCTCATGCTAGCCAACAGAGGCTACACCCCGCTCGTTCATTTCTACCGTCGATGTCCCGGCACCGAAACCACCGACGACTTCTTCAGCGTGACCAAGTTGAAGACAGCGCTAGGCAAGGCCCTTGTGGGCTTCTACCCCATGGCCGGCCGCCTCAGGGTGGACGCCGACGGCAGGTTAGAGATCGATTGCAACAGCAAGGGCATGCTTTTCCTCGTGGCTCGCTCCCAACTTACCATCGACGACTTTAGCGATTTGAAACCATCACCAAGGCTGAGGAGGTTGTTTGTTCCCCAAATGCTCTCAGCTGAGGTGTGTGCCACCCAG GTGACATTTTTCAAGTGTGGTGGGGTGGCCTTAGGGACGGCAGTGCACCATGGCACCATGGATGGCATTTCCACGTTCCACTTCTTCCAGACATGGTCTACTTTCTCGAGGGATGGCGACCGGGCAGTGGTGAAGCTCCCCTACCATGACCGCACCCACTTGTGTGCACGGTACCCACCCGCTGTTCATCCTGACACCCTCTCCCTTTTTTGCCTCAAGATCAACCTATCCCAGCCCTTGGGGGCCGTGGTCAATGAGGTTTTCACCCTTCGCAAGGATCAACTTTCCACCCTCAAGCGCATCTGCGGTGGCTCCGGTGTTAGCACCTTCAGTGCCGTGAGCGCCCATTTGTGGCAGTGCATGTGTCTAGCTCGACAGCTCCCACCAAACTCCACGACGCGCCTCGCGTTCGCCGCCAACATCCGGCGCGCCATGACGCCACCGTTCCCGGACGGTTACTTCGGCAACGCGGTGATAAACGTCAGTGTTGCCGATGAAGCGCGTGGCATCGCCTCGGGCGACCTGGCCTACATCGCGCACCGGATCAAGGACACCCTTGGCCGGGTGGACGACGAGCTGGTACGTTCAGCGGTCGACTACCTCGAGCTCGACCAAGCAAAGAGGGACAATAGCCCTGCCATAGGCAATCTACTGGCGACGGACATGAGAGTGGTCAGCTGGCTCAGCATGCCGCTGTACGACGTGGATTTCAGCTGGGGAAAGCCATTGGCTGTGCTGCGCGCCGAATCAAACCGTGGAGGCTTCGCACACCTGGTTGACAGCGCGCATGGGGATGGCAGCGTGCACATCGTCATGTGTATAGACGCTACCATCCTCAAGGAATTCAAGCGTTTGTTGTATGCCAAGTTCGAGAGCATGGTGTATTCCAAGTTCTAG
- the LOC119319324 gene encoding putrescine hydroxycinnamoyltransferase 1-like — MAGEEEVQVVESSFVTPAADTPSRALPLSPFDLMLANRGYTPLVHFYRRPETACDDFFDVTRLKTALGKALVPFYPLAGRLRAGADGRLQIDCNGKGMLFLVAQSRLTMDDFNDFKPSSKQRRLFVPHVDNSDGLLWAAQVTFLKCGGVVLGSATHHAAMDGSVVFHFFRTWSAFSKDGDRAMVNLPCHDRTRLCARDPPVVHPEALAVFSPNINLPPQPGHVVNEVVVFTLSKDQLSTLKRISGGDAVSTFSAVSAHLWQCMCLARMLPPDATTQLMFSANIRRIMRPPLPDGYFGNAIINLSVTDKVRDISSCELTYIVRRIRDTHSRVNNELVHSAIDYLELTKRDDERPAAGNLPVTDIRVVSWLGMPSYDADFSWGRPLAMFRAEPNRGGFVHLIDSAEGDGSVRIIMSIEVAILSEFKRLLYAKFNNMLYSKF, encoded by the exons atggccggcgaggaggaggtgcAGGTGGTCGAGTCCTCGTTCGTCACGCCGGCGGCGGACACGCCGAGCAGAGCGCTCCCGCTGTCGCCGTTCGACCTCATGCTAGCCAACAGAGGCTACACCCCACTCGTCCACTTCTACCGCCGACCAGAAACCGCCTGCGACGACTTCTTCGACGTGACAAGGTTGAAGACGGCGTTGGGCAAGGCACTTGTGCCCTTCTACCCCCTGGCCGGCCGCTTAAGGGCGGGCGCCGACGGCCGGTTACAGATCGACTGCAACGGCAAGGGCATGCTCTTCCTTGTGGCTCAGTCTCGTCTCACCATGGATGACTTCAACGACTTCAAACCATCCTCaaagcaaagaaggttgtttgTTCCCCACGTCGACAACTCAGACGGCCTCTTGTGGGCTGCACAG GTGACATTTTTGAAGTGTGGTGGGGTGGTCTTAGGGTCGGCAACGCACCATGCTGCCATGGACGGCTCTGTTGTATTCCACTTCTTCCGGACATGGTCAGCTTTCTCCAAGGACGGCGACCGGGCTATGGTGAACCTCCCCTGCCATGACCGCACACGCTTGTGTGCGCGTGATCCACCCGTTGTTCATCCCGAAGCACTTGCTGTTTTTAGCCCCAATATCAACCTACCTCCACAGCCGGGGCATGTCGTCAACGAGGTTGTTGTCTTCACCCTTTCCAAGGACCAACTTTCAACTCTCAAGCGCATTTCTGGTGGGGATGCCGTGAGCACCTTCAGTGCAGTCAGTGCCCACCTGTGGCAATGCATGTGCTTAGCCCGGATGCTACCGCCGGATGCTACGACCCAGCTTATGTTCTCAGCCAACATCCGTCGCATCATGAGGCCACCACTCCCAGACGGCTACTTCGGCAATGCTATAATAAACCTAAGTGTCACCGACAAAGTGCGTGACATCAGTTCGTGTGAGCTGACATACATCGTGCGGCGAATCAGAGACACCCACAGCCGGGTGAACAATGAGCTAGTGCATTCGGCAATCGACTACCTCGAGCTAACAAAGAGAGACGACGAGCGCCCGGCTGCAGGCAATTTGCCGGTGACCGACATAAGAGTTGTCAGCTGGCTTGGCATGCCGTCGTACGATGCGGATTTCAGCTGGGGGAGGCCATTGGCTATGTTCCGTGCTGAACCAAACCGTGGAGGTTTTGTGCACCTGATTGACAGTGCAGAGGGTGATGGCAGTGTGCGCATCATCATGTCTATAGAGGTTGCAATTCTCAGTGAGTTCAAGCGTTTGTTGTATGCCAAATTCAACAACATGTTGTATTCCAAGTTTTAA
- the LOC119319327 gene encoding hydroxycinnamoyltransferase 4-like has translation MASEEEVRVVESCFVTPAADTPSRALRLSPLDLMLVHGGYTPVVHFYRPRTGDETTSGDFFDVTRLKTALSMALVPFYPLAGRFKEGVDGRMEIDCNGKGMLFLVAHSRLAVDDFSNFEPSPKQRRLFVPHIDGSAGLLCAIQVTFLKCGSVVLGMATHHGALDGTAMFHFLQTWTAFSRDGDRALVNLPCHDRSRLYARDPPVVHPDALSVFCPKMILSQTSIVNKLEVFTVRKDHLSTLKLTCGGVSTFSALTAHTWQCMCLARRLPPDSTTRLAFMANVRRRMTPPLPDGYFGNAIININVAEEAQSITSGDLAFVARRIKDTITRVDDELVHSAVDYVELALAERDNRHTPAMGNLPVTDIRVVNWLGLPLYDLDFSWGKPLAVMRAESSRGGLVHLMNSTQGDGSVQLVIYTEAAILTEFKRLFYAKFDDILHSKF, from the exons ATGGCCAGCGAGGAGGAGGTGCGGGTGGTAGAGTCTTGCTTTGTAACACCGGCCGCGGACACGCCGAGCAGAGCGCTCCGTCTGTCGCCGCTGGACCTCATGCTAGTCCACGGAGGCTACACCCCAGTCGTCCACTTCTACCGTCCACGTACCGGCGATGAAACTACCTCCGGTGACTTCTTCGACGTGACAAGGTTGAAGACGGCGTTGAGCATGGCTCTTGTGCCCTTCTATCCGTTGGCCGGCCGCTTCAAGGAGGGCGTGGACGGCAGGATGGAGATCGACTGCAACGGAAAAGGCATGCTCTTCCTGGTGGCTCACTCTCGCCTTGCCGTCGATGACTTTAGCAACTTCGAGCCATCGCCAAAGCAAAGGAGGCTGTTTGTTCCCCACATCGACGGCTCAGCCGGCCTCTTGTGCGCTATTCAG GTGACATTTTTGAAGTGTGGCAGCGTGGTCTTAGGGATGgcaacccaccatggcgccttgGATGGCACTGCCATGTTCCACTTCCTCCAGACATGGACTGCTTTCTCTAGGGATGGCGACCGAGCTTTGGTGAACCTCCCCTGCCATGACCGCTCCCGCTTGTATGCGCGCGATCCACCTGTTGTTCATCCCGATGCCCTCTCCGTTTTTTGCCCCAAGATGATCCTATCACAAACCTCTATTGTCAACAAGCTTGAGGTTTTCACCGTCCGTAAGGACCATCTTTCTACTCTTAAGCTCACGTGCGGTGGTGTGAGCACCTTCAGTGCACTGACCGCCCACACGTGGCAATGCATGTGTCTAGCTCGGAGGCTACCACCAGACTCCACAACACGCCTCGCATTCATGGCCAATGTCCGACGCAGAATGACGCCACCGCTCCCGGATGGTTACTTCGGCAACGCGATAATAAACATAAATGTCGCTGAAGAAGCACAGAGCATCACCTCTGGCGACCTAGCCTTCGTGGCACGCCGTATCAAAGACACCATCACCCGGGTGGACGATGAGCTAGTGCATTCGGCGGTCGACTACGTCGAGCTAGCATTAGCAGAGAGGGACAACCGCCATACCCCGGCGATGGGCAACTTGCCGGTGACGGACATTAGAGTGGTCAACTGGCTTGGCTTGCCGTTGTATGATTTGGATTTCAGCTGGGGAAAGCCATTGGCTGTGATGCGTGCAGAATCAAGCCGCGGAGGTCTTGTGCACCTGATGAACAGCACACAGGGGGATGGCAGCGTGCAGCTAGTCATCTATACAGAGGCTGCAATTCTCACGGAGTTCAAGCGTTTGTTTTATGCCAAGTTCGACGATATACTGCATTCCAAGTTCTAG